Proteins from a genomic interval of Niabella soli DSM 19437:
- the upp gene encoding uracil phosphoribosyltransferase, which translates to MIINLSEQHSLVSNWVSELRNIAVQNDRMRFRRNLERIGEVIAYEISKEMDWETVDIETPLGIAPTKLMQEQPVLATILRAGLPMHQGLLNYFDKADNAFVSAYRKHHKDGSFTINVEYLSSPPLDNRFLIISDPMLATGASLVKTIQYLKDVGNPRVIHIAAAIACTEGIEYVTREHPDLKIWCGAIDDEITAKGYIVPGLGDAGDLAYGGKAQY; encoded by the coding sequence ATGATTATTAATTTAAGCGAACAACATAGTCTGGTCAGCAACTGGGTAAGCGAACTACGGAATATTGCGGTACAAAACGACCGGATGCGTTTCAGGAGGAACCTGGAGCGCATTGGCGAAGTGATCGCTTACGAGATCAGCAAGGAAATGGACTGGGAAACAGTGGATATTGAAACGCCGCTGGGCATTGCTCCCACCAAACTAATGCAGGAACAGCCCGTACTGGCCACGATCTTGCGGGCGGGGTTACCCATGCATCAGGGCTTGCTGAATTACTTCGACAAGGCCGATAATGCATTCGTTTCTGCCTATCGCAAACATCATAAAGACGGCAGCTTTACGATCAATGTAGAATACCTCAGCAGTCCGCCATTAGATAACCGGTTCCTCATCATCTCTGACCCCATGCTGGCAACAGGCGCATCGCTGGTGAAAACCATCCAGTATTTAAAAGATGTGGGCAATCCCAGGGTGATCCATATTGCCGCAGCCATTGCCTGTACGGAAGGAATAGAATACGTTACAAGAGAACACCCCGACCTGAAAATATGGTGCGGCGCTATCGATGATGAAATCACCGCCAAGGGCTATATCGTTCCAGGACTGGGAGACGCCGGCGATCTGGCCTACGGAGGAAAAGCACAGTATTAG
- the gatC gene encoding Asp-tRNA(Asn)/Glu-tRNA(Gln) amidotransferase subunit GatC: MEVNEALIDKLAHLSKLTFSVEEKTEFMGDLEKMIGFVEKLNELDLKDVEPLMHMSDVTNVLRNDAVKGSVSREEALLNAPETDGVFFKVPKVIKK; this comes from the coding sequence ATGGAAGTGAATGAAGCGTTAATTGATAAACTGGCACATTTGTCGAAACTGACTTTTTCTGTTGAAGAAAAGACCGAATTCATGGGCGACCTGGAAAAGATGATCGGTTTTGTTGAAAAGCTGAATGAGTTGGATCTGAAGGATGTGGAGCCATTGATGCACATGAGCGATGTGACCAACGTGTTGCGGAACGATGCAGTTAAAGGGTCAGTTTCGCGTGAGGAAGCATTGTTGAATGCCCCTGAAACAGATGGCGTTTTTTTTAAAGTGCCAAAGGTGATCAAGAAATAA
- a CDS encoding anhydro-N-acetylmuramic acid kinase has product MIYRAIGVMSGSSLDGLDIAFVEFHENGGKWQFEIQHTDCQPYAPEWKAKLENAITLSALEYQLLHADYGHYIGRQVNAFIEQNALQYKIAVIGSHGHTTFHLPERGLTGQIGDGAAIAAETDLPVVSDLRAMDVALGGQGAPIVPIGEKLLFSDYRYFLNLGGIANLSIKETDYKAFDICAANRVLNVLAGELGKEYDADGDLARSGNINNALLQELNGLSYYNQPAPKSLANDFGIATVYPLIKKYEGSVEDQLRTYVEHVVQQVDKALSTDPAYLRETHQLLVTGGGALNRFLIERMENQLHAKVVVPEKDLVQFKEAMIMALIAVLRWREENTVLSSVTGAKRDSAGGAMWLGALD; this is encoded by the coding sequence ATGATTTACAGGGCTATTGGCGTTATGAGCGGCAGTTCGCTGGACGGGCTGGATATCGCTTTTGTTGAATTTCATGAAAACGGGGGAAAGTGGCAGTTTGAAATTCAGCATACCGATTGCCAACCCTATGCGCCGGAATGGAAAGCAAAACTGGAAAATGCTATCACATTGTCTGCACTCGAATATCAGTTATTACATGCAGACTATGGGCATTATATTGGTCGCCAGGTGAATGCCTTTATTGAGCAAAATGCGCTGCAGTATAAAATAGCAGTGATCGGTTCCCACGGCCATACCACTTTTCATCTTCCGGAACGCGGCCTGACCGGACAGATAGGCGATGGGGCGGCCATTGCAGCCGAGACGGATCTGCCGGTGGTTTCGGACCTGAGGGCGATGGATGTGGCATTGGGCGGCCAGGGAGCGCCCATTGTACCCATCGGAGAAAAATTATTGTTTAGCGATTACCGGTATTTTTTAAACCTGGGCGGCATTGCTAACCTATCCATAAAAGAAACTGATTATAAAGCGTTTGATATCTGTGCTGCCAACCGCGTACTGAATGTGCTGGCGGGCGAACTGGGAAAGGAATATGACGCCGATGGCGATCTGGCCCGGAGCGGGAATATCAACAATGCGTTGTTGCAGGAGCTTAATGGATTGAGTTATTACAACCAACCGGCGCCCAAATCCCTCGCGAATGATTTTGGAATAGCAACGGTGTATCCCCTTATTAAAAAATATGAGGGTAGTGTGGAAGATCAGTTAAGGACCTATGTGGAACACGTGGTGCAGCAGGTGGATAAGGCACTGAGCACAGATCCTGCTTACCTCCGGGAAACGCATCAGCTATTGGTAACCGGCGGGGGTGCGCTGAACCGCTTTTTAATAGAACGGATGGAAAATCAGCTACATGCGAAGGTAGTGGTGCCGGAAAAAGACCTGGTGCAGTTTAAAGAGGCGATGATCATGGCGCTGATTGCCGTATTGCGCTGGCGCGAGGAGAATACGGTGCTTAGTTCGGTTACCGGGGCCAAACGGGACAGCGCCGGCGGGGCCATGTGGCTGGGAGCACTGGACTGA
- a CDS encoding ABC transporter ATP-binding protein translates to MATSIIHISNLGKSYFMGQQELPVLKGITLNINKNEYVALMGPSGSGKSTLMNILGCLDTPTSGTYVLNAKDVSKMDDNSLAEVRNKEIGFVFQQFNLLPRLTALENVALPLIYAGIRKSERNEKALQMLDLVNLTDRSHHKPNELSGGQCQRVAIARALVNDPSLILADEPTGNLDSKTSYEIMDIFTRIHSNGNTVVLVTHEEDIARYAHRIVRLRDGVIESDLAVEREAAVNRQ, encoded by the coding sequence ATGGCCACTTCCATTATCCATATCAGCAACCTGGGAAAAAGCTACTTTATGGGCCAGCAGGAACTGCCCGTGTTAAAAGGCATCACCCTTAATATTAATAAGAACGAATATGTGGCTTTAATGGGTCCTTCCGGTAGCGGAAAGAGTACCTTAATGAATATTCTGGGGTGTTTGGACACGCCTACCTCAGGCACTTATGTCCTTAATGCAAAGGATGTAAGTAAAATGGATGACAATTCCCTTGCCGAGGTGCGTAATAAAGAAATAGGATTTGTCTTCCAGCAATTTAACCTGTTGCCGCGGCTTACCGCTTTGGAAAATGTGGCCTTACCGCTTATTTATGCGGGCATCCGGAAAAGTGAACGTAATGAAAAAGCCCTGCAGATGCTGGACCTGGTAAATCTTACAGACCGTTCGCATCACAAGCCTAATGAACTGAGTGGGGGGCAATGCCAGCGGGTGGCAATTGCGCGTGCACTGGTGAACGACCCGTCACTGATACTGGCCGATGAACCCACGGGAAACCTCGATTCGAAAACCTCTTATGAGATCATGGATATTTTTACCCGCATTCACAGTAATGGCAATACCGTGGTACTGGTAACCCATGAAGAAGATATTGCCCGCTATGCCCATCGTATTGTGCGGCTGCGCGATGGGGTGATCGAAAGCGATCTTGCGGTGGAGCGGGAAGCGGCAGTGAATAGGCAATAG